ATATATTTCTATTCGCGTTTAtgtcatttttgtttatagctacctcaatttcatttatttctatCTGCTGGCGATTTTAATTCGACGCTAGATGGAACGAGCAATTTCCGGGCTGTTCTGTCAAGTTTTattgtcaataaaataatgtgaatTTAGTTTTCGTTGTCCTGAACGCACGTTTCATcagaaacaaaaatagaaaaagctTCAGCATGTTCGTTACTGCGAAAATAGCACTATCgagtaaaatacatttgtatctgaaattgaaatgtaatttgattaataaattgtatcacACAGGAAAGCGCAATATTCGTTTTAGATTGACATTGGTGCTTTCATGCGCGATGAAGTTCGAGTCTTATCCTCATGATACTCAAATTTGTTCGATGATGATCGAAAGTCgtaagtatatattaatttataagctacattatcaatattatgcACATATATGAATCGTAATATTATCCATATTAAagatacacaatatatataatattttattttatatatatttatttgtgattacacatacacacacacacacacacatacgcacgtGCACGCGCACGCATTACCAATTAATTATACTGAAACATTTGAcaactttatttatacatcCCTTAACATCTCATTTTTTCTAGTTTCGCACACGACTCAGGATCTAGTATTCCTATGGAACATGACCGATCCCCTCGTGGTTAATCCGGAAATCGAACTGCCGCAACTCGACATATCGAACAACTACACGACTGACTGCACGATCGAATATTCGACAGGAAACTTCACGTGCATACAGATTGTCTTCAATCTGCGCCGGAGACTGGGTTATCACCTGTTCCACACGTACATCCCGTCCGCCCTGATCGTCGTCATGTCCTGGATCGCCTTCTGGATCAAGCCGGAAGCCATCCCGGCACGGGTCACTCTTGGCGTGACGTCACTACTGACCCTCGGTTAGGCGACCTCTCCTCCCATTGTCCGTGATATAACTATTCATGATATTTGCGATAGTGCGCTTTGTCCGAGGATAATGAAGGCATAAATATCacgaaaattgcattttattgagaagtgattttaataaatcgttttggtttatacaaataattatatagcctaacaataaaaataagaagaattatttttattcaatccaTTTATAAAAACTGGTGCTAATTATGTCAATTGAATTGTACATGTAACTgtgcgtaaaaataatttaatatctccCTTTCAGCTACTCAAAACACGCAATCTCAGCAATCTCTACCCCCGGTCTCATACGTGAAGGCGATCGACGTGTGGATGTCTTCGTGCAGCGTATTCGTCTTCCTGTCTCTTATGGAATTCGCAGTAGTGAACAATTATATGGGGCCCATAGCTACGAAGGCCATGAAAGGATATTCCGACGAAGATCTTCGCGAGGATATCGACGACTTCAAGGTAACCGAGAAAAAAGTGCGATATTTACGGC
This genomic stretch from Monomorium pharaonis isolate MP-MQ-018 chromosome 4, ASM1337386v2, whole genome shotgun sequence harbors:
- the LOC118644130 gene encoding glycine receptor subunit alpha-3-like isoform X2 codes for the protein MKLFLFIKGKIIMSSIYDRIEVQHLITLFFYDDRRTWLIYFSLKVGETLGYGYQKTCPKITVYLTWIGCIISGDPTVSSRMQKKLLFTRCQYQTIIFGYITTKRYFTCPRKRNIRFRLTLVLSCAMKFESYPHDTQICSMMIESLSHTTQDLVFLWNMTDPLVVNPEIELPQLDISNNYTTDCTIEYSTGNFTCIQIVFNLRRRLGYHLFHTYIPSALIVVMSWIAFWIKPEAIPARVTLGVTSLLTLATQNTQSQQSLPPVSYVKAIDVWMSSCSVFVFLSLMEFAVVNNYMGPIATKAMKGYSDEDLREDIDDFKTPMRSDAERSRSPTRPPMVQYEQCCEGRATAIYIDKVSRFFFPFSFFILNVVYWSTFL